The Pseudodesulfovibrio sp. zrk46 genome contains a region encoding:
- a CDS encoding F0F1 ATP synthase subunit gamma encodes MQTMDSLQKRIKTTSDLLAVVKTMKSLAAVNIRHFDQAAHSMMAYAEVVEQAWSVLFRSGGIMLPTPRADKSVVLVIGSDQGMCGQFNEVATQAGLSVGKRLDQEEFKATFWSAGSRVGAALEDSGKKPQLHFSIPGTLGGVDRVVTQLVERMAEAKRDGTERFHVVYNAQNESEGYSPKDDRVLPLDAAWGKKLASAPWPGRCLPQALTPGEIMFSGLFAQHLFVSLYGAITRSMAAENSARLAAMHAAEKNIDEMRTELQGNFRQTRQNAITGELLDIIAGFEAMT; translated from the coding sequence ATGCAGACCATGGATTCTCTGCAGAAACGGATCAAGACCACCAGTGATCTGCTGGCCGTGGTCAAGACCATGAAGAGCCTGGCTGCGGTGAACATTCGCCATTTTGACCAGGCCGCGCATTCCATGATGGCCTATGCTGAGGTGGTGGAACAGGCTTGGAGCGTGCTTTTCCGCTCCGGCGGGATCATGTTGCCCACGCCCAGGGCGGATAAGAGCGTTGTCCTGGTCATCGGCTCGGATCAAGGCATGTGCGGCCAGTTCAACGAGGTAGCAACTCAGGCGGGGTTGTCCGTGGGCAAACGGTTGGACCAGGAGGAATTCAAGGCGACCTTCTGGTCGGCCGGATCCCGAGTTGGTGCGGCTCTGGAAGACAGCGGCAAGAAGCCGCAACTCCACTTCTCAATTCCCGGCACTTTGGGCGGTGTGGACCGAGTGGTGACCCAATTGGTTGAGCGCATGGCCGAGGCCAAACGCGATGGCACAGAACGGTTTCATGTGGTCTACAACGCCCAGAACGAAAGCGAAGGTTATTCGCCCAAGGATGACCGCGTCCTGCCGTTAGACGCTGCATGGGGCAAGAAGCTTGCTTCAGCACCGTGGCCCGGTCGCTGTCTGCCCCAGGCCCTGACTCCCGGCGAAATCATGTTTTCCGGTCTCTTCGCCCAGCACCTCTTTGTCTCCCTCTACGGTGCCATCACCCGCTCAATGGCCGCAGAAAACAGCGCCCGTCTGGCGGCCATGCACGCTGCCGAAAAGAACATCGATGAAATGCGTACAGAACTTCAGGGCAATTTCCGCCAGACACGGCAAAACGCCATCACCGGGGAGCTCTTAGACATTATAGCCGGATTCGAGGCCATGACATGA
- a CDS encoding ATP synthase subunit I, whose protein sequence is MLTIISVGLAWGGLLALFHFGGLWLSLALTPRVARPTLWFYGGLLVRYGVTLVGMWLALKVGPMAVMAACAGFYLMRMVVVPRLAGIQGARWK, encoded by the coding sequence ATGCTGACGATCATTAGTGTTGGACTAGCCTGGGGCGGACTGCTCGCCCTGTTCCACTTCGGTGGCCTATGGCTCTCCCTGGCGCTGACACCCAGAGTGGCCCGTCCCACCCTGTGGTTCTACGGAGGGCTGTTGGTCCGCTACGGCGTAACCTTGGTCGGCATGTGGCTCGCCCTCAAGGTCGGCCCCATGGCGGTAATGGCGGCCTGCGCCGGATTCTACCTCATGCGCATGGTGGTAGTACCAAGGCTGGCCGGAATCCAGGGGGCGCGATGGAAATAA
- the atpD gene encoding F0F1 ATP synthase subunit beta → MESVEYRGVVSSVRGSVVDAIFDGPAPPMQSMLRAGPEGTVIIEVADHTREGEVRAIALTPTSGLARGDTVVGDGSTLTAPVGDTLTGRVFNVFGKVSDGGKEPKNVTYKSIHSDPIDLSERVTNEEIFQTGIKVLDLLTPLEKGGKAGLFGGAGVGKTVLITELIHNMVGAHQGVSIFCGIGERCREGEELYREMKDAGVLDNTVLVFGQMNEPPGARFRVGHTALTMAEYFRDEKEQDVLLLVDNIFRFIQAGMELSGLLGRLPSRMGYQPTLGPELAALEERISSSRKGAITSIQAVYVPADDLTDPAATHAFSHFSASLVLSRKRAGEGLYPAVDPLQSKSMMLSPHVVGQRHYDVAQEVRRTLSVYEELKDIIAMLGLEELSSEDRKIVYRARQLERFLTQPFHTTKHFTGKEGRTVSMEATVEGADRILNDEFADTKESALYMIGDVDEVVKTTHATDDTNTEMKRDTEDAA, encoded by the coding sequence ATGGAGTCAGTCGAATATCGTGGTGTGGTCAGTTCCGTACGGGGCAGCGTCGTGGACGCGATCTTTGACGGTCCGGCCCCGCCCATGCAGTCCATGCTCCGCGCCGGGCCCGAGGGCACGGTGATCATCGAGGTGGCGGACCACACCCGCGAGGGAGAGGTCCGAGCCATCGCCCTGACACCCACATCGGGGCTGGCCCGTGGCGACACTGTCGTGGGGGATGGCTCTACGCTGACCGCTCCTGTGGGCGACACCCTGACCGGCCGCGTCTTCAATGTCTTCGGCAAGGTCTCCGATGGCGGCAAGGAGCCGAAAAACGTTACCTACAAATCCATCCACAGCGATCCCATTGACTTGTCCGAGCGGGTGACCAATGAAGAGATTTTCCAAACTGGCATCAAGGTCCTGGACCTACTGACCCCCTTGGAAAAGGGCGGCAAGGCCGGACTCTTCGGCGGTGCAGGCGTGGGCAAGACCGTGCTTATCACCGAACTCATCCACAACATGGTCGGCGCTCACCAAGGCGTATCCATCTTCTGCGGCATCGGCGAGCGGTGCCGGGAGGGCGAGGAACTCTACCGCGAGATGAAAGACGCGGGTGTCCTCGACAATACTGTCTTGGTTTTCGGTCAGATGAACGAGCCGCCCGGAGCACGTTTTCGAGTGGGGCACACCGCCTTGACCATGGCCGAGTATTTCCGTGACGAAAAGGAGCAGGACGTGCTCCTGCTCGTCGATAATATTTTCCGTTTCATCCAGGCGGGCATGGAGTTATCAGGACTGCTGGGGAGGCTGCCGTCACGCATGGGATATCAGCCCACCCTTGGTCCAGAGCTGGCCGCACTGGAGGAGCGTATCTCGTCCAGCCGTAAGGGGGCCATTACCTCCATTCAGGCCGTGTACGTCCCGGCCGACGACCTGACCGACCCAGCGGCAACCCACGCCTTTTCCCATTTCTCCGCCTCCCTCGTTCTCTCTCGCAAACGAGCCGGAGAAGGGCTTTACCCAGCCGTTGATCCGCTACAATCCAAATCCATGATGCTCTCCCCCCATGTGGTGGGCCAGCGTCATTACGATGTGGCCCAAGAGGTCCGACGCACGCTGTCCGTCTATGAGGAACTCAAGGACATCATTGCCATGCTCGGCCTTGAGGAACTTTCGAGCGAGGACCGCAAAATCGTCTACCGGGCGCGCCAGCTTGAGCGCTTCCTGACCCAGCCTTTTCACACCACCAAGCATTTCACTGGCAAGGAGGGGCGCACTGTGTCCATGGAGGCCACGGTGGAGGGAGCCGATCGCATCCTCAACGACGAATTTGCCGATACAAAGGAAAGTGCCCTGTACATGATCGGTGATGTCGACGAGGTGGTGAAGACCACGCACGCGACGGACGACACAAACACGGAAATGAAACGGGATACGGAGGACGCGGCGTGA
- a CDS encoding B12-binding domain-containing radical SAM protein yields the protein MKALLVYPSYPDTFWSFKSVLSFVSKKAAFPPLGLLTIAPILPAAWEKRLVDMNVSSLSDADLEWADLVMVSAMIVQVPNAQEVVRRAKRLGKTVIAGGPAFKAQRELFPKVDHFIVGEAEAILPTFLDDFVRGMAGPLYEATERPDLESTPLPAWELLNFKDYVSMVVQYSRGCPFNCEFCDIVAMNGRRPRVKKSDTMLGELQSLYDAGWKDSVFIVDDNFIGNIAHVKGFLPKLAAWQKQRNYPFRFMTEASVNMAHDTELMRMMSSANFHKVFIGIESPSMESLEECGKKQNVNIEFGSAVRDIQKHGMQVMGGFIVGFDSDTPSIFEQQANFIKDIGVVTAMVGVLNALPQTRLWHRLQSEGRLVDGLSGENTDACVNFKPSMGRETLLEGYKRLLGLLYSPKEYYERINRFLDSYNPTSRGRIVWSDIKAFVKSLWSIGAVSKARFSYWRILIKTIFTKPKALPAVVELTILGLHFERVSQRVIGA from the coding sequence ATGAAAGCCCTTCTTGTCTATCCGTCATATCCTGACACGTTTTGGAGTTTTAAAAGTGTTTTGTCTTTTGTATCCAAAAAGGCGGCATTCCCACCACTTGGTTTATTGACCATTGCTCCAATTCTTCCGGCGGCGTGGGAGAAGCGGCTCGTTGATATGAATGTCTCTTCTTTAAGTGATGCTGACCTTGAATGGGCTGACTTGGTGATGGTGAGTGCCATGATAGTACAGGTCCCCAATGCGCAGGAAGTTGTCAGACGTGCAAAGCGTCTTGGTAAGACAGTCATTGCTGGTGGCCCTGCGTTTAAAGCGCAGCGAGAACTCTTCCCAAAAGTTGATCATTTTATAGTAGGAGAAGCCGAAGCGATACTCCCGACCTTTCTCGATGATTTTGTGCGTGGGATGGCCGGACCTTTGTACGAAGCTACAGAGCGTCCAGACCTGGAATCAACGCCTTTGCCAGCGTGGGAGTTGTTGAATTTTAAAGATTACGTTTCGATGGTTGTGCAGTATTCGCGCGGGTGCCCTTTCAACTGCGAGTTTTGCGATATCGTCGCCATGAACGGTCGGCGGCCTCGCGTTAAAAAGTCAGATACAATGTTAGGCGAATTACAGAGCTTATATGATGCCGGATGGAAAGACTCCGTCTTTATCGTTGATGATAATTTTATAGGCAATATAGCTCACGTCAAAGGCTTTTTGCCCAAACTCGCAGCATGGCAGAAACAGCGAAACTATCCATTTAGGTTCATGACTGAAGCAAGTGTGAATATGGCTCATGACACTGAGCTGATGCGAATGATGAGCTCTGCCAACTTTCATAAGGTATTCATCGGAATTGAATCACCATCGATGGAAAGTTTGGAGGAGTGTGGCAAAAAGCAGAATGTCAATATTGAGTTTGGTTCCGCTGTCAGAGACATCCAAAAGCATGGAATGCAGGTGATGGGTGGCTTCATCGTGGGTTTCGATAGTGATACACCTTCAATATTTGAGCAGCAGGCAAATTTTATTAAAGATATTGGTGTAGTAACTGCAATGGTTGGTGTGCTCAATGCCTTGCCGCAGACGAGGCTTTGGCATCGCCTTCAGTCCGAAGGCCGATTGGTTGACGGATTGAGTGGAGAAAACACTGACGCCTGCGTGAATTTCAAACCCTCGATGGGGCGCGAGACTCTTCTTGAAGGCTATAAAAGGCTGCTGGGCCTCCTTTATTCTCCTAAAGAATACTATGAACGGATTAACAGGTTCCTGGATTCATATAATCCTACATCAAGAGGGAGAATTGTATGGAGTGACATTAAGGCGTTTGTGAAGAGCCTGTGGTCCATTGGGGCCGTTTCCAAAGCACGGTTCTCATATTGGAGGATTTTGATAAAAACTATTTTCACCAAACCCAAAGCCTTGCCAGCCGTTGTTGAGCTCACAATTCTAGGTTTGCACTTTGAACGAGTCTCTCAAAGGGTAATAGGAGCCTAA
- a CDS encoding F0F1 ATP synthase subunit C translates to MDTLAIVTLGSVIGAGICMGLGAIGPAIGQGMALARGLSSIAQQPDETNTIVKFMFVGMAMVESTAIYSFVLAMILLFANPFWNYFIEKAGS, encoded by the coding sequence ATGGATACACTTGCAATTGTCACCCTCGGTTCAGTCATCGGCGCAGGTATCTGCATGGGACTGGGAGCCATCGGTCCAGCTATCGGTCAGGGCATGGCTCTGGCGCGTGGCCTGTCCTCCATCGCCCAGCAGCCTGACGAAACCAACACCATCGTCAAGTTCATGTTCGTGGGCATGGCCATGGTCGAATCCACAGCCATCTACAGCTTTGTGCTGGCCATGATCCTGCTCTTTGCCAACCCGTTCTGGAACTACTTCATCGAGAAGGCAGGGAGTTAA
- a CDS encoding alternate F1F0 ATPase, F1 subunit alpha has product MNNGYLEEIMNQAVDGVRRGLESHDPKMEPEEIGRILSVAQGVVQAKGMRSVGAEELLMLGPDVPGMALDIMPDSVGIALLGSGEGLSAGDEVVRTGRVLDVPVGKGVLGRVITPLGKPLDGNGLIASEKRLAVEREAPLILHRAPVDTPLQTGIKVIDTLIPIGRGQRELIVGDRQTGKTAIALDTICNQKGADVICIYCAIGQRSSSVARAIEELKRRGAMDYTVVVVVEGGDPAGLQYIAPYAATSIGEYFMHQGKDVLVVYDDLTRHAQAYRQLSLLLRRPPGREAFPGDIFYIHSRLLERSTRLKPEQGGGTLTALPIIETEAQNISAYIPTNLISITDGQIYLNPDLFQKGTLPAVDVGVSVSRVGGRAQLPAYAKVAGDLRLTYSQFQELEAFARFGTRMDEDTRAKLDHGLRVREILKQKRFSPLTAGQQAAVLLAVTKGLFGPVDLSRILEAEEHLLGHLAESRGDLDSLARADRDDPMWDGLVDEIRTILETME; this is encoded by the coding sequence ATGAACAATGGATATCTGGAAGAGATCATGAATCAGGCTGTAGACGGCGTGAGGCGTGGATTGGAGAGCCATGACCCGAAGATGGAGCCCGAAGAAATCGGACGCATCCTCTCCGTGGCCCAGGGCGTGGTTCAGGCCAAGGGCATGAGATCGGTCGGGGCCGAGGAATTGCTCATGCTCGGCCCGGACGTTCCCGGCATGGCTCTGGACATCATGCCCGATAGTGTGGGCATCGCACTGCTCGGATCGGGCGAGGGTCTTTCTGCAGGAGACGAGGTGGTACGCACCGGTCGTGTCCTGGATGTGCCTGTAGGCAAGGGGGTGCTCGGTCGCGTGATCACCCCGTTGGGCAAACCATTGGACGGCAACGGCCTCATCGCCAGTGAAAAGCGGTTGGCCGTGGAGCGCGAGGCTCCGCTTATCCTGCACCGCGCGCCCGTGGACACCCCGCTGCAGACCGGCATCAAGGTCATCGACACCCTGATTCCCATCGGGCGGGGCCAGCGCGAACTCATTGTTGGCGACCGGCAGACCGGCAAGACGGCCATTGCCCTGGACACCATCTGCAACCAGAAAGGCGCGGACGTCATTTGCATATACTGCGCCATCGGCCAACGCTCATCCAGCGTGGCCCGTGCCATCGAGGAACTGAAGCGGCGCGGAGCCATGGACTACACTGTGGTCGTGGTGGTGGAAGGCGGCGATCCGGCGGGGCTTCAATACATTGCGCCCTATGCAGCCACATCTATTGGCGAGTATTTCATGCACCAAGGCAAGGACGTGCTGGTAGTCTACGACGATCTGACGCGCCATGCCCAAGCCTATCGCCAGCTCTCCCTGCTCCTGCGCCGCCCACCCGGACGCGAAGCCTTCCCCGGCGACATCTTCTACATACACTCCCGGCTCCTGGAACGGAGCACGCGCCTCAAGCCGGAACAGGGCGGAGGAACCCTCACGGCCCTGCCCATTATCGAGACCGAGGCCCAGAACATATCGGCCTATATTCCGACCAATCTCATTTCCATCACTGACGGTCAGATTTATCTCAATCCAGACTTGTTCCAGAAGGGTACCCTGCCCGCCGTGGACGTTGGCGTATCCGTGTCCCGCGTGGGCGGCCGGGCGCAACTTCCGGCCTACGCCAAAGTAGCCGGTGACCTGCGCCTTACCTATTCTCAGTTCCAGGAGCTCGAAGCCTTCGCCCGCTTCGGCACCCGCATGGATGAAGACACCCGGGCCAAGCTCGACCACGGACTCAGGGTGCGTGAAATTCTCAAGCAGAAACGGTTTTCGCCGCTGACGGCCGGCCAGCAGGCCGCCGTGCTGCTGGCCGTAACCAAGGGGTTGTTCGGTCCCGTGGACCTCTCCCGGATTCTCGAAGCCGAGGAGCATCTGCTGGGACACCTGGCCGAGAGTCGGGGTGATCTCGATTCCCTGGCCCGGGCAGACCGTGACGACCCCATGTGGGACGGGTTGGTAGATGAAATCCGCACCATCCTGGAAACCATGGAGTAG
- a CDS encoding tyrosine-type recombinase/integrase, with protein sequence MTVYFKAGKGYRYDFMAKGKRHTKAWFKTKRAAKAAEAEKRKEVKRQLAMAAQGDMDLLDLLNLRLDYLLERAYSDSHYKKSKYAAQRLLDYLGNVPCSTITRLMADEFLMDRVKANGPVAGNNDLKVLRAAFSWATKRGQRFIQENPFAGLESFPSDKPKEKKLTPTSAELDRIIAAAKPENRAYLWVLRETLARSIEVHRLKWKRVSFKDRYVELKTYKNKNREPVLRQVPMTDKLYEVLSELYAERDPDKEWVFWTRGYNPKTRKMEEGPYKKGRYKMLKTTCENAKVDYYSFHRFRASGASVMDNNGALLPGIQRVLGHADRRSTEIYLERLRDVERDAMDVYERESRKDDSKVA encoded by the coding sequence ATGACCGTCTATTTCAAAGCCGGAAAAGGGTACCGGTACGATTTCATGGCGAAGGGCAAACGCCACACCAAGGCGTGGTTCAAAACGAAACGGGCCGCAAAAGCAGCCGAAGCCGAAAAAAGAAAGGAAGTAAAAAGACAGCTGGCAATGGCAGCCCAGGGCGACATGGACTTGCTTGATCTGCTGAACCTGCGGCTTGATTACCTCCTTGAGCGAGCATACTCGGATTCGCATTATAAGAAGAGCAAGTATGCCGCCCAACGTCTGCTAGACTACTTGGGCAACGTGCCGTGCAGCACCATCACCCGCCTGATGGCAGACGAATTCCTAATGGACCGGGTGAAGGCAAACGGCCCGGTGGCAGGCAACAACGACCTCAAGGTGCTTCGGGCAGCATTTTCTTGGGCCACGAAGCGAGGACAGCGGTTCATCCAAGAAAATCCCTTTGCGGGGTTGGAATCATTCCCCAGCGACAAGCCCAAGGAAAAGAAGCTGACTCCCACAAGCGCGGAACTGGATCGCATCATTGCCGCAGCTAAACCGGAAAATCGAGCCTACCTGTGGGTGCTACGCGAAACTTTGGCTCGGAGCATTGAAGTGCATCGCCTCAAGTGGAAGCGGGTAAGCTTCAAGGATCGTTACGTTGAACTGAAGACGTACAAGAACAAGAATCGGGAACCGGTTCTACGCCAGGTCCCCATGACGGACAAACTGTATGAAGTGTTGTCCGAATTGTACGCCGAGCGTGATCCCGATAAGGAATGGGTGTTCTGGACAAGGGGATACAACCCCAAGACCCGGAAGATGGAAGAAGGGCCGTACAAGAAGGGTCGATACAAAATGCTCAAGACGACCTGTGAAAATGCCAAGGTGGATTACTACAGCTTCCACCGCTTCAGAGCATCGGGCGCATCCGTCATGGATAACAACGGTGCCTTGCTCCCGGGCATCCAGCGCGTCCTTGGACATGCTGACCGCCGCAGCACGGAAATCTATCTGGAAAGGCTCCGTGACGTGGAACGCGATGCCATGGATGTCTACGAAAGGGAAAGCCGCAAGGATGATAGTAAAGTTGCATAG
- a CDS encoding F0F1 ATP synthase subunit A: MEITPDTIVYARWGMTNLNATIAFTWGTMALIVGFSWSVTRRLTSGTDIDQHQNLLEILVDGLLGQIREATKQEPERFMPLLGTLFIFILVSNLLAVIPGYQPPTGSLSTTTALACIVFLAVPYYGIREHGLGNYLKGYIQPTPFMLPFNVLGEVTRTFALAVRLFGNIMSGTMMGGILLILAPLFFPVIMQLLGLLIGVVQAYIFTILASVFIASGLEAHSKSTN, translated from the coding sequence ATGGAAATAACACCCGATACCATCGTCTACGCCCGTTGGGGCATGACCAATCTCAACGCTACCATCGCCTTCACCTGGGGCACCATGGCGCTCATCGTCGGCTTTTCCTGGTCCGTCACCCGACGGCTGACCAGCGGCACGGACATCGACCAGCACCAGAACCTGCTGGAAATCCTGGTAGACGGTCTACTGGGCCAGATTCGCGAGGCCACCAAGCAAGAGCCGGAGCGGTTCATGCCCCTGCTCGGCACGCTGTTCATTTTCATCCTTGTATCCAATTTGCTGGCCGTGATACCGGGCTATCAGCCGCCCACCGGGTCCTTGTCCACCACCACGGCCCTAGCCTGCATCGTGTTCCTGGCCGTGCCTTATTACGGCATCCGGGAGCACGGGCTGGGCAACTACCTCAAGGGGTATATTCAGCCCACGCCGTTCATGCTCCCCTTCAACGTGCTGGGCGAGGTCACGCGGACCTTTGCCCTGGCCGTGCGCCTGTTCGGCAACATCATGAGCGGCACCATGATGGGTGGCATCCTCCTCATCCTGGCCCCGCTCTTCTTCCCGGTAATCATGCAGCTGCTCGGCCTACTCATCGGCGTGGTGCAGGCATACATTTTCACGATTCTGGCGTCGGTGTTCATCGCCTCCGGACTAGAGGCCCATAGCAAATCAACGAACTAA
- a CDS encoding F0F1 ATP synthase subunit epsilon, translated as MNLKILLPSKVFLDEEVIKVTGESPLGGFTLKPRHIDMATCIVPSLMSYETPAGKTVLLAVDHGVTVKRGDYVIVAANSAVRGELGTLEEELRAMLTITDDRERSARTAVARLEADFVRRFLEFEK; from the coding sequence GTGAACCTTAAAATCCTGCTGCCCTCCAAGGTCTTTCTGGACGAAGAAGTCATCAAGGTCACGGGCGAGTCCCCCCTGGGCGGGTTCACTCTCAAGCCCAGGCATATCGACATGGCCACATGCATCGTGCCGAGCCTCATGAGCTATGAAACCCCTGCGGGTAAAACAGTGCTTCTGGCCGTGGACCATGGCGTGACGGTCAAGCGCGGCGATTACGTGATCGTGGCCGCCAACAGCGCGGTGCGCGGCGAACTGGGCACACTGGAAGAGGAGTTGCGCGCCATGCTCACGATCACCGACGATCGCGAGCGTTCGGCACGCACTGCGGTGGCCCGGCTGGAAGCGGATTTTGTCCGGCGATTTCTGGAGTTCGAGAAATGA
- a CDS encoding integrase domain-containing protein encodes MTKSISLVLGANRATLSGPRSKQLRIRQNAKAFAGRLREAGFGVRKWTNISNKHFAAVADRMKDQGVGDGRIAEVFSAARHLCEAYGNTRINPTNDVFDVKRGTIANANSKAVAPEFVLGAIAKLEGGQYEHGPRCAAQIRLQYELGLRREESAKLDLINDWDREGRTLHIQYGPKGGRPRTLYNLSDRQQDALQNALPYVSQSDRPGIHNLMPEGMGDKWQEKLSYAARLCGFTKRESGWTLHSNRHERFHHMYVEHTGFQPPNQHESVEAFHQAAQDAVGEGWPQLDAEARDEIEVTAGHSAGRRDVSDAYLGSSY; translated from the coding sequence ATGACAAAATCCATCAGCTTGGTACTGGGCGCGAACAGGGCAACCCTGTCCGGCCCGCGCTCGAAACAACTCAGAATTCGCCAAAACGCTAAGGCCTTTGCAGGCCGACTGCGTGAAGCTGGGTTCGGGGTCCGAAAATGGACAAACATTTCCAACAAACATTTTGCGGCGGTCGCCGACAGAATGAAAGATCAAGGCGTGGGTGACGGGCGTATAGCTGAAGTCTTCAGTGCTGCCCGTCACCTGTGCGAAGCCTACGGCAACACGCGCATCAATCCGACCAACGATGTGTTCGATGTGAAGCGCGGTACTATTGCCAACGCCAACAGCAAAGCGGTTGCCCCTGAATTTGTCTTGGGGGCAATCGCCAAACTTGAAGGCGGGCAATACGAGCACGGTCCTCGCTGTGCTGCTCAGATTCGTCTGCAGTACGAATTGGGGTTACGCCGGGAAGAGTCGGCCAAGCTCGACCTGATTAATGACTGGGACAGGGAAGGCCGTACCCTTCACATCCAATATGGCCCAAAGGGTGGCCGCCCACGGACCTTGTACAATCTGTCCGACAGGCAGCAGGATGCTCTGCAGAACGCACTGCCCTATGTCAGTCAATCTGACAGGCCAGGGATTCACAACCTGATGCCTGAAGGCATGGGGGATAAGTGGCAAGAAAAGCTGTCCTACGCGGCAAGACTCTGCGGCTTCACCAAGCGCGAAAGCGGGTGGACTCTGCACAGCAATCGGCACGAACGGTTTCACCACATGTATGTCGAGCACACAGGATTCCAACCGCCCAATCAGCACGAATCCGTAGAAGCCTTCCATCAGGCTGCCCAAGACGCAGTGGGGGAAGGATGGCCCCAACTCGATGCTGAAGCTCGTGATGAAATCGAAGTGACGGCTGGACATTCCGCAGGAAGGCGCGATGTGTCCGACGCTTACCTTGGTAGTTCATATTAG
- a CDS encoding LysR substrate-binding domain-containing protein, which translates to MELRQIKYFIAVAEELHFGRAAERCHIAQPPLSQQIKKLEEEVGVKLLERTSRKVALTPEGNEFLRRCRDIMDRIDEAVHCIQDMSKGLEGQLHVGFIGPAALSKLPQTIRAFREANPNIRLEFSAKSTTEQLPMLRADRLDIAFVRLFGHDTSGLNTMVFLREPYVLAIPEGHHFTDRKRVDITDLKGEPLIFNQRIAQPALYRSLIGSFHKAGFMPNIVQEVNTEQSTVALVATGLGCALVPASSAGDKRSGVTFKPLDGDLPQWEITALWKQKNETALLRKFLKVVAEYREVLDGTPEWAL; encoded by the coding sequence ATGGAACTCAGACAAATTAAGTATTTCATCGCCGTGGCCGAGGAACTTCACTTCGGACGAGCTGCCGAGCGTTGTCATATCGCCCAGCCCCCCCTTTCCCAGCAGATCAAGAAGCTGGAGGAAGAGGTGGGGGTAAAGCTGCTGGAACGCACCAGCCGCAAGGTGGCCCTCACCCCTGAGGGGAATGAATTCCTGCGCCGCTGTCGGGACATCATGGACCGCATCGACGAAGCCGTGCATTGCATCCAGGACATGTCCAAAGGCCTTGAGGGGCAACTCCACGTTGGCTTCATCGGTCCGGCAGCCCTGAGCAAGCTGCCCCAGACCATCCGCGCCTTCCGCGAGGCCAACCCCAACATCCGGCTGGAGTTCTCGGCCAAGTCCACCACCGAGCAGTTGCCCATGCTCCGCGCCGATCGTCTCGACATCGCCTTTGTGCGGCTGTTCGGCCATGACACCAGCGGGTTGAATACGATGGTATTCCTGCGCGAGCCCTATGTTCTCGCCATTCCGGAAGGCCACCATTTCACGGATCGAAAGCGCGTCGACATAACCGACCTCAAAGGCGAACCGCTCATCTTCAACCAACGCATCGCGCAACCAGCCCTCTATCGTTCGCTCATCGGCTCCTTTCACAAGGCGGGCTTCATGCCCAACATCGTGCAGGAGGTGAACACCGAGCAGTCCACCGTGGCGCTGGTGGCAACAGGCCTCGGCTGCGCCCTCGTTCCGGCCTCCAGTGCAGGCGACAAGCGTTCCGGCGTGACCTTCAAACCTCTGGACGGCGATCTGCCCCAGTGGGAGATCACAGCCCTGTGGAAGCAGAAGAACGAAACCGCTCTGCTCCGCAAGTTTCTCAAGGTCGTGGCCGAGTATCGCGAAGTCCTCGACGGCACGCCCGAGTGGGCCTTGTAA
- a CDS encoding AtpZ/AtpI family protein translates to MTDEHGRKFPDEIGSKERRRIRAGREPNVGAWYGLGLFGVVGWFVAIPTLLGVMLGVWIDLNWPSPRSWTLMLMIGGLGLGCVNAWLWLGRQRRKILEERENADADDH, encoded by the coding sequence ATGACCGATGAACATGGAAGAAAATTCCCCGACGAGATCGGGAGCAAGGAACGGCGCAGGATCCGGGCTGGACGCGAGCCCAACGTCGGGGCGTGGTACGGTCTGGGACTCTTCGGCGTGGTGGGCTGGTTTGTGGCCATCCCCACCCTGCTCGGTGTTATGCTCGGCGTGTGGATCGACCTAAACTGGCCCTCTCCCCGCTCCTGGACTCTGATGCTCATGATTGGCGGTCTTGGCTTGGGCTGCGTCAATGCCTGGCTCTGGCTGGGGCGGCAACGAAGAAAGATTTTGGAGGAACGAGAGAATGCCGATGCTGACGATCATTAG